A genomic stretch from Bos javanicus breed banteng chromosome 29, ARS-OSU_banteng_1.0, whole genome shotgun sequence includes:
- the PPP2R5B gene encoding serine/threonine-protein phosphatase 2A 56 kDa regulatory subunit beta isoform, with protein sequence METKLPPASTPTSPSSPGLSPVPPPDKVDGFSRRSLRRARPRRSHSSSQFRYQSNQQELTPLPLLKDVPASELHELLSRKLAQCGVMFDFLDCVADLKGKEVKRAALNELVECVGSTRGVLIEPVYPDIIRMISVNIFRTLPPSENPEFDPEEDEPNLEPSWPHLQLVYEFFLRFLESPDFQPSVAKRYVDQKFVLMLLELFDSEDPREREYLKTILHRVYGKFLGLRAYIRKQCSHIFLRFIYEFEHFNGVAELLEILGSIINGFALPLKTEHKQFLVRVLIPLHSVKSLSVFHAQLAYCVVQFLEKDATLTEHVIRGLLKYWPKTCTQKEVMFLGEMEEILDVIEPSQFVKIQEPLFKQVARCVSSPHFQVAERALYFWNNEYILSLIEDNCHTVLPAVFGTLYQVSKEHWNQTIVSLIYNVLKTFMEMNGKLFDELTASYKLEKQQEQQKARERQELWQGLEELRLRRLQGTQGAKEAPLQRLTPQVTGGGQS encoded by the exons ATGGAGACGAAGCTACCCCCAGCGAGCACCCCCACCAGCCCCTCTTCCCCGGGGCTGTCCCCTGTACCCCCACCCGACAAGGTGGACGGCTTCTCCCGCCGTTCCCTCCGCAGGGCCCGGCCCCGGCGGTCCCACAGCTCCTCACAGTTCCGCTATCAGAGCAACCAGCAAGAACTCACTCCACTGCCCCTGCTCAAAG atgTGCCAGCCTCTGAGCTGCACGAGCTGCTGAGCCGGAAGCTGGCCCAGTGTGGGGTGATGTTTGACTTCTTGGACTGTGTGGCTGACCTGAAGGGGAAGGAGGTGAAGCGGGCGGCACTCAATGAGCTGGTGGAGTGCGTGGGGAGCACCCGGGGGGTCCTCATTGAGCCTGTCTACCCAGACATCATCCGCATG ATCTCAGTGAATATCTTTCGGACGCTGCCGCCCAGTGAGAACCCTGAATTTGACCCTGAAGAGGATGAGCCCAACCTTGAGCCTTCCTGGCCACATCTTCAG CTGGTATATGAGTTTTTCCTGCGTTTCTTGGAGAGCCCAGACTTCCAGCCCTCTGTGGCCAAGAGATATGTGGATCAAAAGTTTGTCTTGATG CTCCTGGAGCTGTTTGATAGCGAGGACCCCCGGGAGCGTGAGTACCTCAAGACCATCTTGCACCGGGTCTACGGCAAGTTCCTGGGGCTCCGGGCCTACATCCGCAAACAGTGCAGCCATATCTTCCTCCG GTTCATCTATGAATTCGAGCACTTCAATGGCGTTGCTGAACTGCTGGAGATCTTAGGAAG CATCATCAATGGCTTTGCACTGCCCCTGAAGACTGAGCACAAGCAGTTCCTGGTTCgagtcctgattcccctgcactcTGTCAAGTCGCTGTCTGTCTTTCATGCCCAG CTGGCATACTGTGTGGTGCAGTTCCTGGAGAAGGATGCAACCCTGACAGAGCAT GTGATCCGGGGGCTGCTCAAATACTGGCCAAAAACCTGTACCCAGAAAGAG gtgaTGTTTCTGGGGGAGATGGAGGAGATTCTGGATGTTATCGAGCCCTCGCAGTTCGTGAAGATCCAGGAGCCCCTCTTCAAGCAGGTGGCCCGCTGTGTGTCCAGCCCCCACTTCCAG GTTGCAGAGCGGGCTCTGTATTTCTGGAACAATGAGTATATCCTGAGCCTCATTGAGGACAATTGCCACACTGTGCTGCCTGCTGTGTTTGGGACCCTCTACCAAGTCTCCAAGGAGCACTGGAATCA AACCATTGTGTCTCTGATCTACAATGTGCTCAAGACCTTCATGGAGATGAATGGGAAGCTGTTTGATGAGCTCACGGCCTCCTACAAGCTGGAAAAGCAGCA ggaGCAGCAGAAGGCCCGGGAACGTCAGGAGCTGTGGCAAGGCCTGGAGGAGCTACGGCTACGCCGGTTACAGGGGACCCAGGGGGCCAAAGAGGCCCCGCTGCAGCGGCTTACACCCCAGGTCACCGGTGGAGGTCAGAGCTAA
- the GPHA2 gene encoding glycoprotein hormone alpha-2, whose translation MPMASPQTLLLCLLLLAVTEGQSRQAAIPGCYLHPFNVTVRSDRQGTCQGSHVAQACVGHCESSAFPSRYSVLVASGYRHNITSVSQCCTISGLRKVKVQLHCGGNRKEELEIFTARACQCDMCRLSRY comes from the exons ATGCCCATGGCGTCCCCCCAaaccctgctcctctgcctgctgCTCCTGGCGGTCACTGAAGGCCAGAGTCGACAGGCTGCCATCCCAGGCTGCTACTTGCACC CCTTCAACGTGACGGTGCGAAGTGACCGCCAAGGCACCTGCCAGGGCTCCCATGTGGCACAGGCCTGTGTGGGCCACTGCGAGTCCAGCGCCTTCCCTTCCCGGTACTCCGTGCTGGTGGCCAGTGGTTATCGACATAACATCACCTCCGTGTCTCAGTGCTGTACCATCAGCGGCCTGAGGAAG GTGAAGGTACAGCTGCATTGTGGGGGGAACCGGAAGGAGGAGCTGGAGATCTTCACGGCCAGGGCCTGCCAGTGTGACATGTGTCGCCTCTCGCGCTACTAG